Proteins found in one Sporosarcina jeotgali genomic segment:
- a CDS encoding RluA family pseudouridine synthase has protein sequence MTSFTYTVKDSDGTLEQLLRDGWQAGKKNIHELRMANAVTDSGGVPVVWRTPLTAGTELTFQLPEAHSEYAPLDVPGVKVLTEDDHFLAVFKPDGIAVHPDGTSREATMMNAVIAHVQAAGGTYAEHIQRLDKGTSGIVIVAKHPMAKAMFDRMIASNEITRLYHAEVEGRLKRLKGSVNMPIGRDRHHPTRRRISMSGQSAVTHFKVIERKEQTTMIEATLDTGRTHQIRVHMAHLGHPVVGDNLYEASALPDGTYRLTAVETSFIHPFTGEKIVITA, from the coding sequence ATGACATCATTTACGTACACAGTAAAAGATTCTGACGGTACGCTTGAACAATTATTGCGTGACGGCTGGCAAGCTGGAAAGAAAAATATTCACGAGTTGCGAATGGCGAATGCCGTGACAGATTCAGGAGGAGTTCCTGTAGTCTGGCGCACGCCTTTAACAGCAGGAACTGAGTTAACATTTCAGTTACCTGAAGCCCATTCAGAATATGCACCATTAGATGTGCCTGGTGTGAAGGTACTCACAGAAGATGATCACTTCCTGGCAGTTTTCAAACCAGACGGAATAGCCGTTCATCCTGATGGGACAAGCCGTGAAGCCACCATGATGAATGCTGTGATTGCCCATGTTCAAGCTGCAGGCGGTACGTACGCTGAGCATATTCAGCGTCTTGACAAAGGAACTTCAGGAATTGTGATTGTCGCGAAGCATCCCATGGCAAAAGCCATGTTCGATCGTATGATTGCTTCGAACGAGATTACCCGGCTGTATCACGCTGAAGTGGAAGGTCGATTGAAACGTTTGAAAGGCAGCGTCAATATGCCGATTGGCCGTGATCGACACCACCCGACGCGCCGGCGCATTTCAATGTCAGGTCAATCTGCCGTCACTCATTTCAAAGTGATTGAACGTAAAGAACAAACGACAATGATCGAAGCGACCCTCGATACAGGCCGTACACACCAAATCCGTGTTCACATGGCGCATTTAGGCCACCCGGTAGTGGGAGATAACTTATATGAAGCATCAGCTCTTCCTGACGGCACGTATCGTCTAACTGCCGTTGAAACTTCCTTCATCCATCCATTTACGGGTGAAAAAATTGTCATCACTGCTTAA
- a CDS encoding aldo/keto reductase, whose amino-acid sequence MAATYSETKQLANGVHMPRFGLGVYKMTDSKQTVEAISYALEHGYRAVDTAAIYENEAETGEAIRTSGISRDELFITSKVWNTDQGYDQTLRAFESSLNKLGLDYLDLYLTHWPVSETFAETYRAIERLYEEKMIRVPGVSNHHIHHLEKLSVTANIAPMVNQIELHPLLTQVPLRDYCSAHNIAVTSWSPLARGKLLDNAVLGEIGKTHRKTAAQVIIRWHLQNDLIVIPKSVTPERILENSRIGDFVLTAEEMKMIDELNRNERTGTDPDTIG is encoded by the coding sequence ATGGCAGCTACCTATTCAGAAACCAAACAGCTTGCGAACGGCGTACATATGCCTCGTTTTGGTCTAGGTGTTTATAAAATGACGGATTCCAAGCAAACGGTTGAAGCAATCTCTTATGCATTGGAGCATGGTTACCGTGCGGTTGATACAGCAGCGATTTATGAGAATGAGGCTGAAACTGGAGAAGCAATCCGGACTTCAGGAATTTCGCGTGATGAACTTTTTATCACATCCAAGGTTTGGAATACTGACCAAGGGTATGATCAGACATTACGGGCATTTGAATCTTCCTTGAATAAATTAGGATTGGACTATTTAGACCTCTATTTGACGCATTGGCCAGTTAGCGAAACATTCGCAGAAACGTACCGTGCTATTGAACGGTTGTATGAAGAAAAGATGATTCGAGTACCTGGTGTTTCCAATCACCATATCCATCATCTTGAAAAACTTTCTGTAACTGCGAATATTGCTCCAATGGTTAACCAAATAGAATTGCACCCTTTGCTGACACAAGTTCCTTTACGGGACTACTGCAGTGCGCATAACATTGCAGTCACGTCGTGGTCGCCACTTGCACGAGGGAAGCTTTTGGATAATGCTGTTCTAGGAGAAATCGGGAAAACACATCGCAAGACGGCGGCGCAAGTTATTATTCGCTGGCATCTGCAAAATGATTTAATCGTCATTCCAAAATCAGTTACACCAGAACGAATTTTGGAAAACAGTCGAATTGGTGACTTTGTGTTAACTGCAGAAGAGATGAAAATGATTGATGAATTAAACCGTAACGAAAGAACAGGTACGGATCCAGATACAATTGGCTAA
- the trmL gene encoding tRNA (uridine(34)/cytosine(34)/5-carboxymethylaminomethyluridine(34)-2'-O)-methyltransferase TrmL, with amino-acid sequence MPIHVALFEPLIPANTGNIARTCAGTGAKLHLIEPLGFSTDDKMLKRAGLDYWEHVDITYHGDINQLFEKYPEGIFYFITKFGTKTFSDFDFSTVDQDIFFVFGKETTGLPSEVTEAHLDTCLRIPMNDHIRSLNLSNTAAILVYEALRQQSYPGLH; translated from the coding sequence ATGCCGATACACGTAGCACTTTTTGAACCGCTTATTCCAGCGAACACTGGCAATATTGCACGAACTTGTGCAGGAACAGGAGCCAAACTGCATTTAATAGAACCACTTGGGTTTTCAACCGATGATAAAATGTTGAAACGGGCAGGTCTGGATTATTGGGAGCATGTTGATATTACGTATCACGGGGATATCAATCAATTGTTTGAGAAGTATCCTGAGGGGATATTCTATTTCATCACTAAGTTTGGGACAAAGACTTTCTCCGATTTCGACTTTTCAACTGTTGATCAAGATATCTTCTTTGTCTTTGGTAAAGAAACGACTGGATTGCCTTCTGAGGTGACAGAAGCGCATTTAGATACGTGTCTTCGAATTCCTATGAATGATCATATACGATCCTTGAATCTGTCTAATACAGCAGCGATACTTGTATACGAAGCGCTGCGCCAGCAAAGTTACCCTGGTTTGCACTAA
- the queG gene encoding tRNA epoxyqueuosine(34) reductase QueG yields the protein MNIAQLQKDLVAYALEIGVDKIGFTTAAPFLELKNRLKRQQDLGYQSGFEESDVEKRTEPALLLDRAESIISIAVAYPSKMTDAPKGKKGERRGMFCRASWGTDYHTVLREKLALLEEFLHERSSEVKTRSMVDTGELADRAVAERAGIGWSAKNCSIITPEFGSYVYLGEMITNLPFEPDVPMENQCGECTLCLDACPTGALIQGGQLNAQRCIAFLTQTKQPIPEEFRKEVGNRIYGCDTCQTVCPKNKRKYNLDQESFVPEAELVKPLLQPILKLSNLQFKETFGHMSGSWRGKNPIQRNAILALAHFKEEAAIPDLVELLETDPRPMIRHTCAWAIGEIGSETGRLTLERVVETETEDTVVEEIKKAVMKMAVTE from the coding sequence GTGAATATCGCTCAATTGCAAAAAGACTTAGTGGCTTATGCTTTGGAAATTGGTGTTGATAAGATCGGCTTTACAACAGCAGCTCCTTTCTTGGAGTTGAAAAATCGATTGAAGCGGCAGCAGGACCTTGGCTATCAATCAGGATTTGAAGAAAGTGACGTTGAAAAAAGAACAGAACCTGCTTTACTATTAGATCGTGCAGAGAGTATCATTTCCATTGCGGTTGCCTATCCTTCCAAGATGACTGATGCACCGAAAGGGAAGAAAGGTGAGCGGCGCGGAATGTTTTGCCGGGCTTCATGGGGAACCGATTATCATACGGTCTTACGCGAAAAGTTAGCATTATTGGAAGAGTTCTTACATGAGCGTTCTTCGGAAGTGAAAACACGCTCAATGGTAGATACGGGAGAGCTGGCTGATCGGGCTGTTGCAGAACGTGCAGGAATCGGCTGGTCTGCGAAAAATTGTTCTATTATAACGCCAGAATTCGGTTCCTATGTCTATTTAGGCGAAATGATTACAAATTTGCCTTTTGAACCGGATGTTCCAATGGAGAATCAATGCGGGGAGTGCACACTATGCCTGGATGCGTGTCCGACAGGTGCCTTGATACAAGGGGGGCAATTGAATGCACAGCGCTGTATTGCTTTCTTGACGCAAACGAAGCAGCCAATCCCTGAAGAGTTCCGTAAAGAAGTGGGGAACCGCATCTATGGGTGTGATACGTGCCAAACTGTATGTCCGAAAAACAAACGGAAATATAATTTGGATCAAGAATCGTTCGTGCCTGAAGCTGAACTCGTAAAGCCTTTACTTCAACCGATATTAAAGTTGTCAAATCTTCAGTTTAAGGAAACCTTTGGTCATATGTCAGGCTCTTGGCGAGGGAAAAACCCTATTCAGCGCAATGCGATTTTAGCGTTAGCACATTTCAAAGAAGAGGCGGCAATCCCGGATTTGGTGGAGCTGCTCGAAACGGATCCACGGCCGATGATTCGTCATACATGCGCTTGGGCTATAGGGGAAATAGGATCCGAAACTGGACGGCTGACACTTGAACGGGTGGTAGAAACAGAGACGGAAGATACTGTAGTGGAGGAAATAAAAAAAGCAGTCATGAAGATGGCTGTTACTGAATAG
- a CDS encoding B3/B4 domain-containing protein → MKFYLEPSIVDAVPDFKVAIIHYNRTTVSDSPQMLKGRLQLFQEQLFFELEERSFDEIDGIREWRNVWKALGADPARYRPSVEALYRRISKQAYMESHSSAIDLNTLFSLQYGIPSGMYNLETLTGDIRVTIGHAEDGYDGLNGRFNSLHNMPILKDGYSPFGSPYADSVRSAITEETTEILHVLFLRPEMNVEEAQRLAKACGTMFTSINGGEATAAILCAENPSIEVTDLPPRQDAKY, encoded by the coding sequence ATGAAATTCTATCTAGAACCTTCAATAGTTGATGCTGTTCCTGATTTCAAAGTAGCCATCATCCATTATAACAGGACAACCGTATCTGACTCTCCCCAAATGCTAAAAGGAAGACTGCAATTATTTCAAGAACAACTCTTCTTTGAACTGGAAGAACGTTCTTTTGATGAGATCGACGGAATCCGGGAATGGCGCAATGTTTGGAAGGCACTTGGTGCTGATCCTGCCCGCTATCGCCCCTCAGTTGAAGCATTATATCGACGCATCAGTAAACAAGCTTACATGGAAAGTCATTCGAGTGCAATTGACTTGAATACCTTGTTTAGCCTTCAATACGGAATTCCTTCCGGTATGTATAACTTAGAAACATTAACTGGCGATATACGTGTAACGATAGGACATGCAGAAGATGGATACGATGGATTAAATGGCAGATTCAATTCATTACATAACATGCCAATCCTAAAGGACGGATACAGTCCTTTCGGCAGCCCCTATGCAGACTCTGTCCGGAGTGCAATCACCGAAGAGACAACAGAAATACTTCATGTATTATTCCTGCGTCCTGAGATGAATGTAGAAGAAGCACAACGCCTTGCAAAAGCATGCGGGACGATGTTTACGAGCATTAATGGGGGTGAAGCAACAGCCGCTATTTTATGTGCTGAGAACCCTTCTATAGAGGTTACAGACTTACCGCCTCGACAAGATGCTAAGTATTAA
- a CDS encoding nucleotidyltransferase-like protein yields MEQTLRPIYQERASFPDTLGVLLVSKRWEGDPLTDTFDEILLIISSSNTIPIQTKHYTDGEEKAALHIISENQLKKWLLLGTKRKVVDWLFYGKVFFDRNEYIEDLKTELQEYPFFGRDLKMGIELAKLVRRYMEGKTFFEQHHYMDAYHHAVQSLHHLARLSVIEKGILPEVTVWSQVKKIDPSIYKLYEELIMSDEPIEKRLELMFLASEFFIHNRTEYGARHILEVMSRKETWTIQELHEHDELRMYSVDLEMLIEFLIEKNIIQVKSVDSKNEFLYHRMYSVLD; encoded by the coding sequence ATGGAACAAACACTCAGACCAATCTATCAAGAACGGGCAAGTTTTCCGGACACACTCGGTGTACTGCTCGTAAGCAAACGGTGGGAAGGAGATCCCCTGACTGATACTTTTGATGAAATCCTGCTGATTATATCCTCATCAAATACGATTCCCATTCAAACAAAACACTATACAGACGGTGAAGAGAAGGCAGCGCTGCACATCATCAGTGAGAACCAGCTGAAGAAATGGCTGCTTCTTGGCACAAAACGGAAAGTTGTAGATTGGCTCTTCTACGGAAAAGTCTTCTTCGATCGCAACGAATATATAGAAGACTTGAAAACGGAACTGCAAGAATACCCTTTCTTCGGAAGAGATTTAAAGATGGGAATCGAACTTGCAAAACTGGTTCGCCGTTATATGGAAGGAAAGACGTTTTTTGAACAGCATCATTATATGGACGCTTACCATCATGCGGTACAATCCCTTCATCATTTAGCGAGATTGTCAGTGATTGAAAAAGGAATTCTTCCTGAAGTAACTGTATGGTCTCAAGTTAAAAAAATCGATCCTTCTATATATAAACTTTACGAAGAACTGATTATGAGTGATGAGCCTATTGAGAAACGGCTGGAGCTTATGTTCTTAGCGAGTGAATTCTTTATTCATAATCGTACCGAATATGGTGCGCGTCATATACTGGAGGTCATGTCCCGAAAAGAGACGTGGACGATACAGGAACTTCATGAACATGATGAATTGAGGATGTACTCAGTTGATCTTGAAATGCTTATAGAATTCTTAATAGAGAAAAACATTATTCAAGTTAAGTCTGTCGACTCCAAAAATGAGTTTCTTTATCATAGAATGTATAGTGTACTCGACTGA
- a CDS encoding YgzB family protein, producing MKPYKNKINRIRSFALSLIFIGVIVMYIGLFFRKYEIIMLLFMVLGVLAILASVVVYAWIGTLSTRAVQIVCPNCGKETKMLGRVDMCGHCREPLTMDPALEGKDFDEIYNKPNKRKS from the coding sequence ATGAAACCTTATAAAAATAAAATCAATCGCATTCGGTCATTTGCTCTTTCACTCATCTTTATCGGAGTGATTGTTATGTATATCGGGCTGTTCTTCAGAAAGTATGAAATCATCATGTTGCTATTTATGGTTCTTGGTGTATTAGCTATTCTAGCAAGCGTCGTCGTTTATGCTTGGATTGGCACCCTTTCAACACGAGCCGTTCAGATTGTTTGCCCGAATTGCGGCAAGGAAACAAAGATGCTTGGACGTGTAGACATGTGCGGTCACTGCAGAGAGCCGCTGACAATGGATCCTGCACTAGAAGGAAAAGACTTTGATGAAATTTATAATAAACCGAATAAACGAAAAAGCTAA
- the perR gene encoding peroxide-responsive transcriptional repressor PerR — protein sequence MSGAMLKDALVTLKESGVRITPQRHAILEFLISSESHPTADEIYKALEKDFPNMSVATVYNNLRVFRNSGLVKELTYGDASSRFDFVTHDHYHIICDQCGSIVDFHHPGLEEVERLASHVTGFKVNSHRLEVYGVCPSCEEKVSKAN from the coding sequence ATGTCTGGTGCCATGCTTAAAGATGCGCTAGTCACATTGAAGGAAAGTGGTGTTCGGATCACTCCGCAGCGACATGCCATTTTAGAATTCCTCATTTCTTCTGAATCCCATCCAACGGCGGATGAAATTTACAAAGCACTCGAAAAGGATTTTCCAAATATGAGTGTAGCGACAGTTTACAATAATCTGCGTGTGTTCAGAAATTCCGGGCTTGTTAAGGAGTTGACGTACGGGGACGCATCCAGCAGATTTGATTTTGTAACACATGACCACTATCACATTATTTGCGATCAATGTGGAAGTATTGTCGATTTTCATCATCCGGGGCTTGAAGAGGTGGAACGTTTGGCTTCCCATGTGACCGGCTTTAAAGTGAATTCTCACCGTTTAGAAGTATATGGAGTTTGTCCATCATGTGAGGAAAAAGTTTCTAAAGCTAACTAA
- a CDS encoding D-2-hydroxyacid dehydrogenase, with protein MTNALVTFPIKEQFRQSLSEQFPQIHFDFANTIEDAGGKEVTILVTYGSDLTEEILDQLTDLKWVMVASAGVDKMPLEKLGERGILVTNVSGIHKTPMAESVLAHILSLNRALPIIQAQQKQKVWEKMKSSELRGSKALILGPGAIGGEIGRLLQAFGVYTIGCSRSGGVHNGMDEDISFAHIQEYLPEADYIISVLPSTQETRWILERSHFQLMKKSAVFMNFGRGDLVKEQVIVEALQQGEIAHAVLDVFQQEPLPLESPLWEMENCTVSPHVSALSAKYVERALEIFNENLQVWLSDNKEFKNVIETERGY; from the coding sequence ATGACGAATGCATTAGTAACATTTCCCATTAAAGAACAATTTAGGCAAAGCTTGAGCGAACAGTTCCCGCAAATTCACTTCGATTTTGCAAATACCATCGAAGATGCTGGCGGCAAGGAAGTTACAATTCTTGTAACATACGGCAGTGACTTGACTGAAGAGATTTTGGATCAGCTCACGGATTTGAAATGGGTCATGGTGGCATCAGCAGGAGTGGATAAAATGCCGCTTGAAAAACTGGGGGAGCGGGGAATTCTTGTAACGAACGTGAGCGGGATTCACAAGACTCCGATGGCAGAATCGGTGCTTGCGCATATTCTATCCCTCAATCGAGCACTTCCGATTATTCAGGCACAGCAGAAACAAAAGGTTTGGGAAAAGATGAAGTCCAGTGAACTGCGGGGATCTAAAGCGCTTATTCTTGGTCCGGGTGCAATAGGCGGAGAAATTGGCCGGCTGCTTCAGGCATTCGGGGTATATACAATTGGCTGCAGCCGATCTGGCGGTGTGCATAACGGAATGGACGAGGACATTTCGTTCGCTCATATTCAGGAATACCTGCCAGAAGCGGATTATATCATCTCTGTATTGCCCAGTACCCAGGAGACAAGATGGATTTTAGAACGCTCACATTTCCAGCTCATGAAAAAGAGCGCGGTGTTTATGAACTTTGGCCGGGGAGACTTGGTAAAAGAACAAGTTATAGTAGAAGCACTTCAACAAGGCGAAATTGCTCATGCAGTGCTAGATGTATTTCAACAGGAACCGCTGCCGTTAGAAAGTCCTTTATGGGAAATGGAAAACTGTACAGTGTCACCGCATGTTTCAGCGCTGTCAGCGAAATATGTGGAGCGTGCTCTTGAAATCTTTAATGAGAATCTTCAGGTTTGGCTATCGGATAATAAAGAATTTAAAAATGTAATTGAGACAGAAAGAGGCTATTGA
- the bcp gene encoding thioredoxin-dependent thiol peroxidase yields MSTLEGLHAPDFTLQNENGNSITLSEYAGKKYVILYFYPKDATPGCTLEAQTFKENHAEFNALDAVILGVSPDGEASHLKFSDKHGLPFSLLADTEHTVSELYGVWKLKKTFGKEYMGIERSTFLIDPTGTVIKEWRKVKVDGHIDTVYQTLLQLSNEGNGDSQ; encoded by the coding sequence ATGTCGACGCTTGAAGGGTTGCATGCACCTGATTTTACCTTACAAAATGAAAACGGAAATTCAATAACACTTTCTGAATATGCTGGGAAGAAGTATGTAATTCTTTACTTCTACCCTAAGGATGCAACGCCAGGATGTACATTAGAAGCACAAACATTTAAAGAGAATCATGCAGAATTTAACGCACTCGATGCAGTAATTTTAGGTGTGAGTCCTGACGGAGAAGCTTCCCATCTCAAATTCAGTGACAAACATGGACTTCCATTTTCTCTTCTTGCAGATACAGAACATACAGTATCTGAGCTGTATGGTGTATGGAAACTGAAAAAGACATTTGGAAAAGAGTATATGGGCATTGAGCGTTCCACATTCCTCATTGATCCGACAGGCACTGTTATTAAAGAGTGGCGCAAGGTTAAAGTGGATGGTCATATAGATACTGTGTATCAAACATTACTGCAGTTATCTAATGAAGGGAATGGTGATTCGCAATGA